Proteins from a single region of Streptomyces spectabilis:
- a CDS encoding response regulator: MNSPDPEVSEAVRVLVVDDQELVREGIASLLGIQPGIHVIGTAADGAGAVDAALSLTPDVILMDVRMPGMDGVTAVAAVHGRAPACKVVMLTTFDDEEYVVRALRAGAVGYLLKSLPAAELADAVRLAHRGVAQLDPVVARRLAAGPPPRPRAEPEPAGSPTAREIEILRLVAAGATNREIAAQLYLSEGTVKNHISRILTRLGLRGRAQAALYARDHGLL; encoded by the coding sequence ATGAACTCCCCCGACCCCGAAGTCTCCGAGGCCGTACGCGTCCTGGTCGTCGACGACCAGGAGCTGGTCCGCGAGGGCATCGCGTCCCTGCTCGGCATCCAGCCCGGCATCCACGTGATCGGCACGGCCGCCGACGGCGCCGGGGCGGTGGACGCCGCGCTCTCGCTGACGCCCGACGTGATCCTGATGGACGTACGCATGCCGGGCATGGACGGCGTCACGGCCGTCGCCGCCGTCCACGGTCGCGCTCCCGCCTGCAAGGTCGTCATGCTCACCACGTTCGACGACGAGGAGTACGTCGTGCGCGCCCTGCGGGCCGGGGCCGTCGGCTACCTCCTCAAGAGCCTGCCCGCGGCCGAACTCGCCGACGCCGTACGGCTCGCCCACCGGGGCGTGGCCCAGCTCGACCCGGTGGTGGCCCGGCGCCTCGCGGCCGGGCCACCACCACGGCCCCGCGCGGAACCGGAACCGGCCGGTTCGCCCACCGCCCGCGAGATCGAGATCCTGCGGCTCGTCGCCGCCGGGGCCACCAACCGCGAGATCGCGGCTCAGCTCTACCTCAGCGAGGGCACCGTCAAGAACCACATCTCGCGCATCCTCACCCGCC